One region of Tamandua tetradactyla isolate mTamTet1 chromosome 6, mTamTet1.pri, whole genome shotgun sequence genomic DNA includes:
- the RPL26 gene encoding large ribosomal subunit protein uL24 — MKFNPFVTSDRSKNRKRHFNAPSHIRRKIMSSPLSKELRQKYNVRSMPIRKDDEVQVVRGHYKGQQIGKVVQVYRKKYVIYIERVQREKANGTTVHVGIHPSKVVITRLKLDKDRKKILERKAKSRQVGKEKGKYKEETIEKMQE, encoded by the exons ATGAAGTTCAATCCTTTTGTGACGTCTGACCGGAGCAAGAACCGTAAAAGGCATTTCAATGCACCTTCGCACATTCGCAGGAAGATCATGTCTTCCCCGCTTTCCAAGGAGCTGAGACAGAAATACAATGTTCGATCCATGCCTATCCGAAAAGATGATGAAGTCCAG GTTGTGCGAGGACACTACAAAGGTCAGCAAATTGGCAAAGTAGTCCAGGTTTACAGGAAGAAATACGTCATCTACATTGAACGGGTGCAGCGGGAGAAGGCTAATGGCACCACTGTCCACGTGGGCATTCACCCCAGCAAG gtGGTTATCACTAGGCTAAAATTGGACAAAGATCGCAAAAAGATCCTCGAACGTAAAGCCAAATCTCGCCAAGTAGGAAAGGAAAAGGGCAAATATAAGGAAGAAACAATTGAGAAGATGCAGGAATAA
- the RNF222 gene encoding RING finger protein 222, producing MSEGESKDSSGSECPVCYEKFRDLDGASRTLSCGHVFCHDCLVKYLLSTRVDGQVQRTIVCPICRYVTFLSKKSSRWPSMLDKSSQTLAVPVGLPAVPPPPPEGHTLGHTNPLAVSQPARRPSQARLSGSPSTQLPLELLPGLPREPQIFIISRHGMPLGEQDSVLPRRSLAELSGASPAPSSTRSFCCRSRALLLITLIAVVAVVAAILPWILLVRKQA from the coding sequence ATGTCAGAAGGAGAAAGCAAGGACAGCTCGGGCAGCGAGTGCCCTGTGTGCTATGAAAAGTTCCGGGACCTGGACGGCGCCAGCCGGACCCTGAGCTGCGGCCACGTGTTCTGCCATGACTGCCTTGTCAAGTACCTGCTGTCCACCCGCGTGGACGGGCAGGTCCAGAGGACCATCGTGTGTCCCATCTGCCGCTACGTCACCTTCCTCAGCAAGAAGAGCTCCCGCTGGCCCTCCATGCTGGACAAGAGCTCCCAGACCCTGGCTGTGCCCGTGGGCCTGCCCGCTGTGCCACCGCCGCCACCGGAGGGCCACACGCTCGGCCACACGAACCCACTGGCcgtctcccagccagcccggagACCGAGCCAGGCCAGACTGTCCGGCAGCCCGAGCACCCAGCTCCCCTTGGAATTGCTGCCCGGCCTGCCCCGGGAGCCCCAGATCTTCATCATCAGCCGCCACGGGATGCCGCTGGGGGAGCAGGACAGCGTCCTGCCGCGGCGCAGCCTGGCCGAGCTCTCGGGGGCATCCCCGGCCCCCAGCTCCACCCGGTCGTTCTGCTGCCGGTCGCGGGCGCTGCTGCTCATCACCCTTATTGCCGTGGTGGCCGTGGTggccgccatcttgccctggaTCCTGCTGGTGAGGAAGCAGGCGTGA